One window of the Desulfobacterales bacterium genome contains the following:
- the umuD gene encoding translesion error-prone DNA polymerase V autoproteolytic subunit, translating to MVTTVDAVFSPDLSTACERPLFMVPVAAGFPSPAEDYLEGKLDLNKYLIKHPAATFFVRVAGDSMIAAGIHPGDILIVDRSIEPADKKVVIAVIEGELTVKRIRRLKDKILLMPENENYKPLQINAEMNFEIWGVVTSVIHPL from the coding sequence ATGGTTACAACAGTAGATGCAGTGTTTTCTCCGGACCTTTCCACAGCTTGTGAGCGGCCCTTGTTCATGGTTCCGGTGGCGGCCGGGTTTCCTTCCCCGGCTGAAGATTACCTTGAGGGTAAGCTCGATCTGAACAAATACCTGATTAAACACCCGGCCGCCACCTTTTTTGTGCGTGTAGCCGGCGATTCCATGATCGCAGCCGGCATCCACCCCGGCGATATCCTGATCGTGGACCGTTCCATCGAGCCGGCCGACAAAAAAGTCGTCATCGCGGTGATTGAGGGAGAGCTGACCGTCAAACGGATCCGCAGGCTCAAGGACAAAATTTTATTAATGCCCGAAAACGAAAACTATAAACCGCTGCAAATCAACGCGGAGATGAATTTTGAGATCTGGGGGGTGGTGACGAGCGTCATACATCCGTTATAG
- a CDS encoding Y-family DNA polymerase, whose amino-acid sequence MSKVFALVDCNNFYVSCERVFNPRLAGKPVIVLSNNDGCAVARSNEAKALGFRFGVPVFEIQALIKTHDIQVYSSNYALYGDMSRRVMETLAQFAPEMEIYSIDEAFLDLSDLPGDGLTEYGRRIQAAVRQWTGIPVSVGIAETKTLAKIANRLAKQSEKTGGVLNLTASPLQDRALAEVEVADVWGIGRRYAEFLKKSGIINARQLRDADREFIRGRMGVVGTRMQQELKGCCCYPLEENPPVKKGITVSRSFKAGVESLAQLNEAVAAYVSRGAEKLRKENVAAGVLMVFLMTNRFKQERYYCNLETIRLPVPTSDTAELIHYAGEGLRAIYRRGYCYKRAGVMFKDLVSAGPIQAGLFDDRDRRRSKKLMQTLDRINTQMGAGTLLYAAAGLGKGQRWRTAFKKRSPAYTTNWAQLPTVT is encoded by the coding sequence ATGTCCAAGGTTTTTGCACTGGTCGACTGCAACAATTTCTATGTTTCCTGTGAGCGGGTGTTTAACCCCAGGCTTGCCGGAAAGCCGGTCATCGTCCTGTCCAACAATGACGGGTGTGCGGTGGCGCGCTCAAACGAAGCCAAGGCGCTCGGTTTCCGGTTCGGCGTGCCGGTGTTTGAGATCCAGGCCCTGATAAAAACCCATGATATCCAGGTGTATTCCTCCAACTACGCCCTGTACGGCGACATGTCCCGGCGGGTTATGGAAACCCTTGCGCAGTTTGCGCCGGAAATGGAAATCTATTCCATTGACGAGGCCTTCCTGGACCTGTCGGATCTGCCGGGGGACGGTCTCACCGAATACGGGCGTCGCATCCAGGCCGCTGTCAGGCAGTGGACCGGGATTCCCGTTTCCGTCGGGATTGCGGAAACCAAGACCCTGGCCAAGATAGCCAACCGGCTGGCGAAACAATCGGAAAAAACGGGCGGTGTCCTGAATTTGACCGCTTCCCCCCTTCAGGACCGGGCGCTGGCCGAAGTGGAAGTGGCCGACGTGTGGGGGATCGGCCGCCGCTATGCCGAGTTTCTTAAGAAAAGCGGCATTATCAACGCCCGGCAGCTTCGCGATGCCGACCGGGAGTTTATCCGGGGCAGGATGGGGGTCGTGGGGACCCGTATGCAGCAGGAACTCAAAGGATGTTGCTGTTATCCCCTGGAAGAAAACCCCCCCGTTAAAAAAGGGATCACGGTCTCGCGAAGTTTCAAGGCGGGAGTCGAATCCCTGGCGCAGCTCAACGAGGCGGTTGCCGCCTATGTATCTCGCGGGGCCGAGAAACTCCGCAAGGAAAACGTCGCTGCCGGCGTTCTCATGGTTTTTCTGATGACCAACCGTTTTAAGCAGGAACGGTACTACTGCAACCTGGAAACCATCCGGCTGCCGGTGCCCACCAGCGATACGGCCGAACTGATCCACTATGCCGGTGAGGGGCTCCGGGCGATTTACCGCCGGGGGTATTGCTATAAGCGTGCCGGGGTGATGTTTAAGGATCTGGTGAGCGCCGGTCCGATTCAGGCCGGCCTCTTTGATGACAGGGACCGCCGCCGGTCCAAAAAACTGATGCAGACGCTGGACCGCATCAACACCCAAATGGGCGCCGGCACCCTGCTCTATGCCGCCGCCGGTCTGGGAAAAGGGCAGCGCTGGCGGACGGCCTTTAAAAAGCGTTCCCCGGCCTATACCACCAACTGGGCGCAGTTGCCGACGGTAACGTGA
- a CDS encoding aldehyde ferredoxin oxidoreductase C-terminal domain-containing protein produces the protein MVDLTKIGYAGKILRVNLSEEKIGAEDLDEATVRKWVGGVGLGAKYLYDEVPSEVKWSDPQNRLIWTSGPLAGTGVAGAATINIMAKGPMTNLAGSSQANGFFGAYLKFCGYDGIIFQGKAPKLVYLLLRPGAAEIRDANHIKGKTVGEVEAILKKELGVGKSGASVFGIGPAGENLVRHACIVGDAGHSASHNGLGAVMGAKNLKAVVALKAAAAFSVYDPDLLKIKAADMVAYAKTTRIYEWGTGGGFSATHGLGALPVKNYTTNVFPEHETMNGQYMRTHFKIRSRPCYKCAVAHVKEVTVTEGPYKGFVGEEPEYEMLAAWGPQIGNTDLGAVVMLSNEVDTLGMDCNETSWVIGWAMECFQKGVFTTKETDGLDLSWGNVEAVKTLMNRIARREGAFGDLLADGVMRASKKIGGKAADWAVYTQKGSAPRGHDHRGRGRWFELFDTCLTNTSTLEATHGPIQPKLVDIEEPSDYFSHEQVSTFNARHNGIGLYHDCTGTCRFVAADPKRLIACFNAATGWDWALKDAFTLGRRIVNQLRIFNLRHGLDIEDERPSVRYGSVPVDGPNKGVDIMEKWDWMVKNYYTLMGWDPQTGVPLPETLEKLDLKELIKDL, from the coding sequence ATGGTCGATTTGACGAAAATCGGATATGCAGGAAAAATTTTGCGGGTGAATTTGTCCGAAGAAAAAATAGGGGCGGAGGATCTGGATGAAGCAACCGTCCGGAAATGGGTCGGCGGTGTCGGCCTCGGCGCAAAATATCTTTATGATGAGGTGCCGTCGGAAGTGAAATGGTCTGATCCGCAAAACCGCCTGATATGGACTTCCGGACCGCTGGCCGGTACCGGGGTTGCCGGCGCCGCAACAATCAACATCATGGCAAAGGGCCCCATGACCAACCTGGCCGGGTCTTCCCAGGCAAACGGTTTTTTCGGGGCTTACCTGAAATTTTGCGGTTACGACGGCATTATTTTCCAGGGCAAAGCACCGAAGCTTGTCTACCTTCTGCTCAGACCGGGAGCGGCTGAAATTCGAGATGCCAACCACATCAAGGGAAAAACCGTTGGTGAGGTCGAGGCTATCTTAAAAAAAGAACTGGGGGTCGGCAAATCCGGGGCAAGTGTTTTCGGCATTGGCCCTGCCGGAGAAAATCTCGTTCGACACGCCTGTATTGTTGGCGACGCCGGCCATTCCGCTTCCCACAACGGCCTGGGGGCCGTAATGGGGGCCAAGAATCTGAAAGCGGTGGTGGCCCTTAAAGCAGCGGCAGCTTTCAGCGTCTACGATCCGGACCTGCTGAAAATAAAAGCGGCGGATATGGTAGCATACGCCAAAACCACCCGAATTTATGAGTGGGGCACCGGCGGCGGGTTTTCAGCGACGCATGGTCTCGGCGCCCTGCCGGTTAAGAATTATACCACCAATGTTTTTCCGGAGCATGAAACAATGAACGGGCAGTACATGCGGACCCATTTCAAGATTCGCTCCAGACCCTGCTACAAGTGCGCGGTCGCCCATGTCAAAGAGGTTACCGTCACAGAGGGACCCTACAAAGGGTTTGTGGGCGAAGAGCCTGAATACGAAATGCTGGCGGCCTGGGGGCCTCAGATCGGCAACACGGATTTGGGGGCGGTGGTCATGCTGTCCAACGAAGTCGATACCCTTGGGATGGACTGCAACGAAACATCCTGGGTGATCGGCTGGGCCATGGAATGCTTTCAAAAGGGCGTCTTTACCACCAAAGAGACCGACGGGCTCGATCTAAGCTGGGGCAATGTGGAAGCCGTCAAAACCCTGATGAACCGGATTGCCCGGCGGGAGGGCGCTTTCGGCGACCTGCTTGCCGACGGGGTCATGCGGGCCTCCAAAAAGATCGGCGGTAAAGCCGCCGACTGGGCCGTCTATACCCAAAAAGGCTCGGCCCCCAGGGGCCACGACCATCGTGGTCGCGGAAGATGGTTTGAGCTTTTTGACACCTGCCTGACCAACACCAGCACGTTGGAAGCGACCCACGGGCCGATCCAGCCTAAACTGGTGGATATTGAAGAGCCCAGCGATTATTTTTCCCATGAACAGGTTTCCACCTTCAACGCCAGGCATAACGGTATCGGTCTATATCACGACTGCACCGGCACCTGCCGATTTGTGGCCGCCGATCCCAAGCGGTTGATCGCCTGTTTCAACGCGGCCACCGGATGGGACTGGGCGCTTAAAGATGCCTTTACCCTAGGCCGGCGCATCGTCAACCAACTGCGCATTTTTAACCTCAGGCACGGGTTGGATATTGAAGATGAGCGGCCATCGGTCCGTTACGGCTCAGTGCCGGTTGACGGTCCCAACAAAGGGGTCGACATCATGGAAAAATGGGACTGGATGGTAAAGAATTACTACACCCTGATGGGCTGGGATCCGCAAACCGGCGTGCCGCTGCCTGAAACGCTGGAAAAGCTTGATCTCAAAGAGCTGATCAAAGACCTGTAA
- a CDS encoding CaiB/BaiF CoA-transferase family protein has product MGGALEGIRVVDLGHVLAAPTATMFLADLGAEVIHVEPPRGDDAREYGPFIKEPDKNRSGYFISLNRNKKSMVLNLKHEHGRKILRELITKSDVLVENFRPITMKKMGFSWDEIQKINPRMIYASISGFGHDAPSDYAARPAYDMVAQAYSGMMSITGPTDGPPCRAGSSIGDIFAGHQAAIAILAALIHREKTGRGQYYDGSMLDGLFAVLESAVARYTVDGIIPGPLGSAHPSISPFQAFKTKDAWIIVAIGNDNLWSKFCKILEREDLLNDPRFNSNLARTENIKTLAGIIQEEIGKQTTTQWIDIFKKAGLPYSPIHNLKQICDDPVIKHRNMLVEIEQPAAGKVKIVGSPIHLSETPGKIYTHAPLLGEHTEEVLQEILGYSRQEIDRLTAEGVLNI; this is encoded by the coding sequence ATGGGTGGAGCCCTTGAAGGTATCAGAGTCGTTGATCTTGGCCATGTGCTGGCGGCGCCGACCGCAACCATGTTTCTGGCGGATCTGGGTGCTGAAGTTATTCATGTTGAACCTCCCCGTGGAGATGATGCCAGAGAATACGGACCCTTTATAAAAGAACCCGATAAGAATCGGAGTGGATATTTTATAAGCCTCAACCGGAATAAAAAGAGCATGGTTTTAAACTTGAAACATGAGCATGGTAGAAAAATACTTCGCGAGCTTATTACGAAGTCAGATGTTCTTGTTGAAAATTTCAGACCGATAACGATGAAAAAAATGGGCTTTAGCTGGGACGAAATACAGAAAATAAATCCCAGAATGATATATGCTTCAATTTCCGGTTTCGGTCACGACGCTCCTTCTGACTACGCTGCGCGACCGGCTTATGACATGGTAGCTCAGGCTTACAGCGGTATGATGAGTATTACCGGTCCCACGGATGGACCGCCCTGCAGGGCCGGATCATCCATCGGGGATATCTTTGCCGGTCATCAGGCCGCAATCGCTATTCTTGCCGCGTTGATTCATCGAGAGAAAACAGGCCGAGGGCAATATTATGACGGATCCATGCTGGACGGTTTGTTTGCCGTTTTGGAAAGCGCCGTTGCCAGATATACAGTTGACGGTATCATTCCGGGGCCATTAGGCTCTGCGCATCCATCCATTTCACCTTTTCAGGCGTTTAAAACCAAAGACGCTTGGATAATCGTTGCAATCGGGAATGACAACCTGTGGTCAAAATTTTGTAAAATCCTTGAAAGAGAAGATTTACTGAATGACCCCAGGTTTAATTCCAATCTGGCCAGAACCGAAAATATAAAAACGCTTGCCGGAATTATTCAAGAAGAAATAGGCAAACAGACAACGACGCAATGGATTGATATTTTTAAGAAAGCCGGCCTGCCGTATTCACCCATACATAATCTGAAACAAATATGTGACGATCCGGTTATCAAGCATCGAAATATGCTGGTAGAGATAGAGCAGCCGGCAGCTGGAAAAGTAAAAATTGTGGGCTCCCCGATTCACCTATCTGAAACTCCCGGAAAAATTTACACGCACGCGCCACTTCTGGGAGAACATACGGAAGAAGTTTTACAAGAAATCCTTGGTTATTCTCGGCAAGAAATAGACCGGTTGACTGCCGAAGGTGTTTTAAATATTTAA